The nucleotide window TAATAAAAGGAGCGGCTGACTCAGCTTAGGATCAAATTATTCTCTGACCTTCCCTCCAGTCCTGCCCCCCTTTTTTGTTTGTTCATGAATCTTAAGATTTTTTCAGATTTCAAGAATTGACTTTCCAGGTAAAACTGGAATAATGGATACAGAACAAGGAGGGCATATATGTTTAGAAATCGCAAAAAACAAGAAGAACTGGATGATGAACCAGCATTCTTTGAAAACGTTGCTGAACCGGCAGCGGAATTGATACCCCAGCCAAAACAGGAGGAAGTGGATAAAATGGAAAATAAGCAGACGATCAGCGCGGAGGAATCCGTTTTAACCGAGGATGTCACCGTCAATGGGAATCTGGAATGCGACTGCAATCTGACGATTCTCGGGACGGTTAACGGCAGCGTTCGCTGCGGCAGAGATTTGTTGGTCAAAGGACAGATTCACGGTGATGTTTCAGCCGCAAATCTGGAACTGCGCAATGGGCAGATTGAGGGGAATGTGGATTGTGAGAATTCACTGACCATGGACCGGGAATGCAGTATCCGCGGCAATGTCACCGCCGCAGAATGTCTGACAGACGGCCAGATTTATGGCAATCTGACGATTGCAGAAGATCTGCATGTTCAGAAGAACGCTTGGATTGAAGGTGATATCACCGCAAAGCAGTTCAGCGTGCTGCAGGGCGCTCATCTGGAAAGTAAGATTGTTATGCTTCAGCATTTGGCCGAAGAAGAAACAGAATCCGATCAGGAAACGGAAGAGGTCTTCCACACCGAAGCAGAAGAGGAAGAAGAATCAAATTAACGTCAAAAGGCACGCCCAGGCATGCCTTTTCTTTTGAATTCTCTTTGTCTGCGAATGCAGAATACCACTTTAATTTTCCAGGCTTTCCATCATCCTTTCAGTGATTTCATCGGCCGTCAATTCCGGGTGTTGTGAAAAACAGTTCAGGATCTTTGCGATGACTGACTGATCTTCGTCTAAAAGTTCAGCAATCTCTGATTCGCTCATCCCTCTCTTTACATTTCTCAGCGTTTGCTTAATGACCTTGCTTAATTCCCCTGCCGCTTTGCCTTGTTCGAATGCCTTTAATTTCATCGTGCATTCATCCATCTCTGCCAACCTAAGCATGGTATCGTAGAAATAGGCCTCATAATCCGGAGTTAATTCGCTCATCTTTTTTACCACCTTTCTGATTTCTGCATCCTGCTCACTGATTTTCGCGATCCACGGCCACTTTTCAGGCCACTTTGAACAGCCAAATAAAATTGCCCACCGCTGCAAACCATCCAATTCCTGGATCGGCTTATCATTCAGCACATCGACTCTTCCTGTTTCCATAATACTCAAATGAGTAACTTCTGTCAAGGGAATCTCTGATTTTTTAAAGCGTATTTCTGATTCATCGGTAATCATTCCAGGAATCGGGAAGAACGCATAATCTGCGATTAAAATAAGCCACGCTTTTTTCAGATTTTTATAGGCTTTCCCTCTTGTCTGCTGCCCAGCCAAAAGACGTGCCGCATAATATTGAAAACGTTTTAAAACATCTTCAAAATCACCTTGCTTTTGAATTTCAACCGCAAAAAGAATTTCATCATTAATTATCCCATGAATATCATAGCGAATAGCCTTCTGCTTGTCATAATCAACTTTTTCCTCATTGTTTAAGATTTTCAATGTATCAATCGTACAATAATTCCATTTCATCAGGAAATCTTTAAGACATTCAGTATCCTCTGGATTCCCTAAGATATTTTTGATTAACCAATCGTCCAACAATGAAGGAACTTTCGCATTTTGCTTCATTGCTCTGTAGTACGGTCTTTTTTCATTGATAAGAAAAACTTCTGTTTGCATTTTCTCATCTCCTTTATCTTTAATATTGCGTTTTTTTGAAAAAAGCCCCGCAGGTTATTAGAAAAAGTGAGATTTTTTACCTTCTATCCGGAATTTCAGCATTTGCTGATCGCTTCCAGCGAAAAGAAAAAAACAAGACATTCCAGCTTGATTCTCCGCTGAACATCTTGTTTTCTTGAATTTCAGTTACGCCGCCGCGGGATTATTCTGATACGCCGCTGCCAGCCGCATCAGACTTTCTTTTAGCAGAGAAGTCGGACAGGCCAGATTGATCCGCTCAAAGCCGCTGCCTTCCTCACCAAACAGATACCCTTCATCTAAGAACAACAACGCTTTCTTTGTCATGAATTCTTCCTGTTCATCTTGATTGGTGAAATAGGCCCGCAGATCAACCCACAACAGATACGTTCCTTCTAGTGGAGAAACAATCGCTTTCGGAAAATGTTCAGCGAAGAAATCCACCGCGGTTTTCCGGTTGGTTTCCAGCAACGCAAGCAATTCATCCAGCCAGCCTTCACAGTGTCGATACGCCAGCGTTGCCGCTTCGTAAGCCATGATATTGAGATGACCATTAATATAACAGCTCATTGTCGCTTTGTAGGCTGCGCGCAGATCGGGATTGGAAATCACAATATTGGAGCATTGCATGCCTGCCAGATTGAAGGTTTTGGATACCGACGTGCAGACGATCATCCGGTCGCTCAACTCTTTCGACAAGGACGCGAATACAGTATGCTCATGCCCCGGCAGGATCAGATCGAAATGAATTTCGTCGGAAACGATCAGGATATCATGCTTCAGGCACAGCTCGCCGACCTTCATCAACTCTTCCTTCGTCCAAACACGGCCGATCGGATTATGCGGACTGCAGAAGATCAGCATTTTTACATTGGGATCCGCCAGCTTTGTTTCCAGATCTTCAAAATTGATCGAATAGACCCCATCCTGATTGATCAGACTGCTGGTTACTGTGCGACAGCCGCAGGCCTCAATCGTCTTTTTAAACGGATAGTAAACCGGCGTCAGAATGGCTACCTTTTCCCGCGGCTGCACGAAGGCGCGCACCGCAACATTGATCGCTGTCACTACGCCCGGAAGCAAGACCAGCCAGTCCTTGTCAATCGTCCAATGATGGCGGCGCTGCATCCAGTTCACCGTTTCCGTGTAGTAATCCTCTCCGGCATCGGTATAGCCTAAAATCCGATTGTCGAGAAACTGCTTGAGTCCTTCGGTAATCTCCGGCGGATTTTTCAGTTCCATATCCGCGACAGACAGCGGCACAATCCCCTCCGGCACTTCCGGATTGTGCTTGCGCATGCCCTGCCATTTACTTGAATTCTGGGGCTGACGGTTGATTCGGGTCGTGAAATCATAGCTCATATTCTTATCCCCACTTTCTGACTTCGCTTTGTCAATGCTTAAAAGACTTGCTTATTTACGGATATAACCGCTCTTGATGCAGGCTTCTTTGACGGCCTGCGACACGGCGGGAACGACGCGGGAATCAAATGGCGAAGGAATAATATATTCTTCCGTCAACTCTTCCGCCGGAATCAGATCCGCAATGGCCTGAGCCGCCGCCAGCTTGACTTCTTCTGTGATCCGGGTGGCCTTCGCATCCAGCGCGCCGCGGAAAATACTCGGGAATGCCAACAGGTTGTTAACCTGGTTCGGGAAATCAGAACGTCCGGTAGCCGCGATCAATGCGCCGCCTTGCTTTGCTTCGTAGTAATCAATTTCCGGCGTCGGATTGGCCAGTGCCACGATAAAACAGTCCTTATTCATCGTCGCGATATCCTCTTTGGTCAACAGGTTGCCCTTGGAAACACCGATGAACACATCCGCGCCGACCAGCGCTTCTTTTAAGTTTGCCGGACTTTCACCATGCAGGTTGGTATACTCCAGAAGTTCCTGCTTTAATGGATTATAGCTGTCCTTCTTTTCCGGATGCAGCACACCCTTGGAATCAAAGGCCAGAATGTTTTTGAAGCCATAATTGAACATCATTTTGATAATCGAGCTGCCAGCGGCACCGACGCCGTTGACGATGACCTTCATGTCCTCAGCCTTCCGGCCGGTTAAGCGCAGACCGTTGATCAGCGCCGCCAGAACGACGATTGCCGTACCATGCTGATCATCATGGAATACTGGGATGTTCAGCTCTTCAATCAGCCGCCGTTCAATTTCAACACAGCGAGGAGCACTGATATCTTCCAGATTGATCGCGCCCAAGCCCGGAGAGATCAGCTTGCAGACCTTGATGATTTCTTCCGGATCTTTAGAATCCACACAGATCGGGAAAGCATCCAAACCAGCGAAACGATGCATTAACAACGCCTTGCCTTCCATGACCGGCAAGCCCGCGACCGCGCCGATATCGCCTAAGCCCAGCACCGCTGTCCCATCGGTCACTACGGCTACGGTATTGCCTTTGCCGGTATAACGGTAGGCATTTTCCGGATCCTTGTTGATCTCTAAGCATGGCTGGGCAACGCCCGGCGTGTAGGCCAGCGTCAGATCTTCCGGAGTTTCACAGGGAACCTTCGGTTCGATGGATAATTTGCCATGGTGCAGTTCGTGCAGTTTCAGTGCGTCTTCATAAACAGTCATTGTGTTATCCCTCCACTTTTTCTTTCTTCTTGTTTTTGGCTAAACGTTTTTTGCCCGGAATGCCCGGCTTGGTCATTTCCTGAACATCCATGATGATTTCCAGATCATGCTCAGTAATCAATCCGCTTTCCAACAGAACCTCGCGCAGCGTGCGGTTCTCAATCAGCGCCTGCTTGGCAATCCGGCTGGCGTTGGCATAACCGATATGCGGAGCGAAGGCCGTGATCGGCGATACGGAACGTTCGACAAAGAACAGGCAGTTTTCCTTGTTGGCCTTGATTCCGTCAATCGCATTGATGCGCAGCGTATGACAGGCATTGGACAGAATTTCAATCGACTCAAACAGATTTTTAAACAGCACCGGTTCAAAGACGTTCAGTTCCAGCTGCCCGGCTTCGGCGGCTTTGGCAATCGTCACATCGTTGCCGATGACATTGAAGCAGGCCTGGTTGCAGACCTCAGCGATGACCGGATTCACCTTGCCCGGCATGATTGAGCTGCCCGGCTGCCGATCCGGCAGCTTAATTTCCGCCAGTCCAGCTTTCGGACCAGAGGCCATCAAGCGCAAATCGTTGCACATCTTTGACAGGTTGACCGCCAAGACTTTCAGCGCACCGGAGGCAAAGGCCAGCGTATCGCAGTTGCGCGTTCCATCGACCAGATCCTTCGCCGCGGTCAGCGTGATGCCGCTGATTTCGGAAAGCACCGGCACGATCAGCTTCTTGTATTTTTCATCTGCATTCATACCGGTACCCACGGCGGTCGCGCCCATATTGACCGCTTTTAAATCGTTAAAGGCGACGCGGATGCGCTTGATATCGCGACCGACCATCGTCGCATAGGCATGAAATTCCTGACCTAAGCGGATCGGTACGGCATCCTGCAAATGCGTCCGTCCCATCTTGATCACACCGTCAAATTCCTTAGCCTTCTTCAGCAGGGAATGCTGCAGCTCACTCAGCTCGTTAAGCAGCACCTCAACTAAGGCCAGTGCTGTCAATCTTCCGGCAGTCGGAAATACGTCATTGGTTGACTGACCAAAATTGATGTGATCGTTAGGATGAATATAATCATAGACACCGATCGTGTGACCGGCCAGCTGCGCCGCGCGGTTGGCGATGACTTCATTGGCGTTCATGTTGAAGGAAGTTCCGGCCCCGCCCTGAATGCAGTCGGTGATAAACCATTCATCCAGCTGCCCGCTAATCACTTCATCACAGGCCTCCGTAATGTATTTTAATCGCTCGTCATCCAGAAAACCGCATTGGTTGTTGCAGTAAGCACTGGCCTTTTTCACCTTGCCGATCGAACGGATCATCTGCGTGTGCATCCGTCTTCCGGTAATCTGAAAATTCGTCATGGCCCGCTGTGTCTGCGCGCCGTATAAGGCATTCTTCGGGACTTCGATTTCGCCCAGTGAATCATGTTCCCACCGGAACTGATCTAGGGTTTGTTCTGTTGCGTTCATGCGTTTTGTGAATTCTCCTTTTCTTCTTTCCATTCCTCTTCCGTTAACACCCGGACGCCGTGTTGAGAAAACAATTCGGCAGCGATGCCGCTGCCCGGCTTCAGCGTGCGGGTAAAACTTCCATCATAAATTAAACCTTTTCCACAGGAGGGACTTTTGGACTTCAAGACAGCCATTGTGATCTTGTTTTCCTGAAGCAAAGCCAGTGCTGCTTCCGCGCCTTTTTGAAAAGCCGCGGTGCATTCTTTCCCCTTCTGGGTACAGACTTGGTTTCCTCGTCTTTCACAAGGATCGCGGGGAATTTCAAGACCGCCCATCACTTCCGGACAAATCAGAATAGCTTCCCCCTGTTCCACCAGTGCTTTTAACCCTTCCACGGTATTGGCTTTGCCGTCATAGCGGCAGGCAACCCCGCCTAAACAGGCACTGATCGCGATCATTCAAAATCCTCAGCGTACAAATCGTTTCCCTGCGTATCAAAGCAGACAAAGACCGGGAAATCTTCGACTTCCAGCCGCCGGATCGCTTCGCTCTGCAGATCCTCAAAGGCGATCGTTTCCGCCTTTTTCACGCGCAGACCCAATAACGCGCCAGCGCCGCCGACCGCTGCGAAATAAACCGCTTGGTTGCGGATCATCGCGGCTTTGACTTCATCGCTGCGTTTGCCCTTGCCGATCATGCCGGCTAAACCCAAATCCAATAACTGTGGAGTATAGACGTCCATCCGGGTAGCCGTGGTCGGACCGGCACTGCCGAAAATCATGCCCGGCGGCGTCTGCGTCGGTCCGACATAATAAATAATCTGTCCGCGCAGATCAAACGGCAGGGGCTGACCTTTGTCGAGCAGCTGCTGCATCCGCTTGTGCGCCGCATCGCGGGCAGTATAGATCACACCGCTTAAAAGCACCTGTTCCCCGGCCCTTAAAGACTGACGATCTTCCATCGTCAAAGGCAGCTGAATTTTCTTCATTTACAGCACCACCTTTTTATGCCGGGTGACATGACAGTTGATATTCACGGCCACCGGCATTCCCGCAATGTGCGTCGGGAACCATTCAATGTTGACTTTGAGCGCTGTCGTCCGGCCTTTTAAGCCCATCGGGCCGATGTTGAGCTGATTGATCTGTTCCAGACATTCGCGTTCCAGCTGACGGTATTGTTCATTCTCATTTTCGCTGTCCAGCGGTCTGCACAGCGCACGTTTGGCAAGATAGGCCGCATAATCCATCGTACCGCCAACGCCGACCCCGACGACCATCGGCGGACAGGCGTTCGGTCCTGCCAGTTTGACTGTTTCCACAATGAATTCACGGATGCCTTCGACGCCCTCGGCTGGCTTGCACATCTTAATCCGTGAGCAGTTTTCCGAGCCGAAGCCCTTGGCCGCGCATTCGATGACAACTTGATCGCCTTCCACGATCTCGGTATAGATGACCGCCGGCGTATTGGTCAGCGTGTTCTTCCGCTCAAACACCGGATCACTGACCACAGAATTGCGCAGATAGCTTCCCTGATAGGCCTCCTCGACGCCCTTGTTGACGGCCTCCTTTAAGGAACCGCCAATAAAATGCACATCCTGTCCGATGCTCAGCCAGACCACCGCCATGCCGGTATCCTGACAGATCGGCAGCCGCTTGGTTTTCGCCAGTTCCGCGTTTTCCATCAGCAGCTCCAGTGCCTGCTTGGCTCTCGGCTTGTCTTCCTTTTCGGCATAGGTGACCAGTTTCGTCATCACGTCGTCAGGATAT belongs to Holdemania massiliensis and includes:
- a CDS encoding bactofilin family protein codes for the protein MFRNRKKQEELDDEPAFFENVAEPAAELIPQPKQEEVDKMENKQTISAEESVLTEDVTVNGNLECDCNLTILGTVNGSVRCGRDLLVKGQIHGDVSAANLELRNGQIEGNVDCENSLTMDRECSIRGNVTAAECLTDGQIYGNLTIAEDLHVQKNAWIEGDITAKQFSVLQGAHLESKIVMLQHLAEEETESDQETEEVFHTEAEEEEESN
- a CDS encoding fumarate hydratase, producing MREIEVKKIQEIVRDCCSGIAFEYPDDVMTKLVTYAEKEDKPRAKQALELLMENAELAKTKRLPICQDTGMAVVWLSIGQDVHFIGGSLKEAVNKGVEEAYQGSYLRNSVVSDPVFERKNTLTNTPAVIYTEIVEGDQVVIECAAKGFGSENCSRIKMCKPAEGVEGIREFIVETVKLAGPNACPPMVVGVGVGGTMDYAAYLAKRALCRPLDSENENEQYRQLERECLEQINQLNIGPMGLKGRTTALKVNIEWFPTHIAGMPVAVNINCHVTRHKKVVL
- a CDS encoding aspartate ammonia-lyase, translating into MNATEQTLDQFRWEHDSLGEIEVPKNALYGAQTQRAMTNFQITGRRMHTQMIRSIGKVKKASAYCNNQCGFLDDERLKYITEACDEVISGQLDEWFITDCIQGGAGTSFNMNANEVIANRAAQLAGHTIGVYDYIHPNDHINFGQSTNDVFPTAGRLTALALVEVLLNELSELQHSLLKKAKEFDGVIKMGRTHLQDAVPIRLGQEFHAYATMVGRDIKRIRVAFNDLKAVNMGATAVGTGMNADEKYKKLIVPVLSEISGITLTAAKDLVDGTRNCDTLAFASGALKVLAVNLSKMCNDLRLMASGPKAGLAEIKLPDRQPGSSIMPGKVNPVIAEVCNQACFNVIGNDVTIAKAAEAGQLELNVFEPVLFKNLFESIEILSNACHTLRINAIDGIKANKENCLFFVERSVSPITAFAPHIGYANASRIAKQALIENRTLREVLLESGLITEHDLEIIMDVQEMTKPGIPGKKRLAKNKKKEKVEG
- a CDS encoding Rpn family recombination-promoting nuclease/putative transposase, with the protein product MQTEVFLINEKRPYYRAMKQNAKVPSLLDDWLIKNILGNPEDTECLKDFLMKWNYCTIDTLKILNNEEKVDYDKQKAIRYDIHGIINDEILFAVEIQKQGDFEDVLKRFQYYAARLLAGQQTRGKAYKNLKKAWLILIADYAFFPIPGMITDESEIRFKKSEIPLTEVTHLSIMETGRVDVLNDKPIQELDGLQRWAILFGCSKWPEKWPWIAKISEQDAEIRKVVKKMSELTPDYEAYFYDTMLRLAEMDECTMKLKAFEQGKAAGELSKVIKQTLRNVKRGMSESEIAELLDEDQSVIAKILNCFSQHPELTADEITERMMESLEN
- a CDS encoding NAD(P)-dependent malic enzyme produces the protein MTVYEDALKLHELHHGKLSIEPKVPCETPEDLTLAYTPGVAQPCLEINKDPENAYRYTGKGNTVAVVTDGTAVLGLGDIGAVAGLPVMEGKALLMHRFAGLDAFPICVDSKDPEEIIKVCKLISPGLGAINLEDISAPRCVEIERRLIEELNIPVFHDDQHGTAIVVLAALINGLRLTGRKAEDMKVIVNGVGAAGSSIIKMMFNYGFKNILAFDSKGVLHPEKKDSYNPLKQELLEYTNLHGESPANLKEALVGADVFIGVSKGNLLTKEDIATMNKDCFIVALANPTPEIDYYEAKQGGALIAATGRSDFPNQVNNLLAFPSIFRGALDAKATRITEEVKLAAAQAIADLIPAEELTEEYIIPSPFDSRVVPAVSQAVKEACIKSGYIRK
- a CDS encoding DUF523 domain-containing protein; amino-acid sequence: MIAISACLGGVACRYDGKANTVEGLKALVEQGEAILICPEVMGGLEIPRDPCERRGNQVCTQKGKECTAAFQKGAEAALALLQENKITMAVLKSKSPSCGKGLIYDGSFTRTLKPGSGIAAELFSQHGVRVLTEEEWKEEKENSQNA
- a CDS encoding Fe-S-containing hydro-lyase; translated protein: MKKIQLPLTMEDRQSLRAGEQVLLSGVIYTARDAAHKRMQQLLDKGQPLPFDLRGQIIYYVGPTQTPPGMIFGSAGPTTATRMDVYTPQLLDLGLAGMIGKGKRSDEVKAAMIRNQAVYFAAVGGAGALLGLRVKKAETIAFEDLQSEAIRRLEVEDFPVFVCFDTQGNDLYAEDFE
- a CDS encoding MalY/PatB family protein, whose translation is MSYDFTTRINRQPQNSSKWQGMRKHNPEVPEGIVPLSVADMELKNPPEITEGLKQFLDNRILGYTDAGEDYYTETVNWMQRRHHWTIDKDWLVLLPGVVTAINVAVRAFVQPREKVAILTPVYYPFKKTIEACGCRTVTSSLINQDGVYSINFEDLETKLADPNVKMLIFCSPHNPIGRVWTKEELMKVGELCLKHDILIVSDEIHFDLILPGHEHTVFASLSKELSDRMIVCTSVSKTFNLAGMQCSNIVISNPDLRAAYKATMSCYINGHLNIMAYEAATLAYRHCEGWLDELLALLETNRKTAVDFFAEHFPKAIVSPLEGTYLLWVDLRAYFTNQDEQEEFMTKKALLFLDEGYLFGEEGSGFERINLACPTSLLKESLMRLAAAYQNNPAAA